GTCAGAAGTGTCTGATTCCAAAATGACAATATTATCCAGCAGACGTGTACTAAGAATTTGTGGAATCAAAAGTCTCTACCTATTTCCTCTCGTCCATTACATGTATACCTCAGAGCTGGAGGTTGCACCAGGAGACGTCCGTAATGTCCTCAAAGCTGCACAGAAGTTACAAATTACAGAACTGGAGCTATTGAAGTTGGAAGGAGGTAGATTAGTAAGGGCTGAATCTGGGAGAAGACTAAACAGGAATTGTCTTGGTAGTAAATCTCATATTCATGCGAAGGCCGTTAAAAAGGCTAAGACTGAAAACCAAGAAACCATAAACTCATGTGCTCATATTGAGATTAAGCCAACCAGAAACTGCCAAAACATAATCGAAAACGATGTAACCAACTTAAGCTTGCTAGACTTAGAGCAAAGTAATGAAAAGACAATGGACAAAGAGACAAATAGCTGCAGCTCGTCAGAGATCGGGTCAAGCAAACAGGGCTTTTTGGAGAATGTTTTAAGCAGTGGCAGCTCACTAGAGGATTTGATAAGCAGTCAGGGTTATCTGGCGAATGTGCCAAGCAGCCCTGACCTGCTACAGTATGTATTTAGTAACCAGAACTCACAAGAAGATGCAGCATCTAGCCACAGCTCTATAGATGATGTAGCGAAAAAACAGAATTTAATAGAAAAAATTAGTCAGGATTCTGTGCAAGATGTAATTACTAACCAGAATTCACCATTTAATGTTGCAACAAGCCCTGCCTTAAAGGAATGTAAACTAAAGGGTCGTCAGGAGCGAACCATAAATGTTTATGACAATGTGCAATGCAGTCAGGACACGCTTAACAATGTGCAAAATATTGAATTGCCAAAGGATGTGCAGAGCATCGAGAAAATGCCAGAGGATGTGCAGTGCATGGAGGAATTACCAGAGGATGTGCGGGGCATCGAGGAATTGCCAGAGGATGTGCGGGGCATCGAGGAATTGCCAGAGGATGTGCGGGGCATCGAGAAATTGCCAGAGGATGTGCGGTGCATGGAGGAATTACCAGAGGATGTGCGGTGCATCGAGGAATTACCAGAGGATGTGCGGTGCATCGAGGAATTGCCAGAGGATGTGCGGGGCATCGAGGAATTGCCAGAGGATGTGCGGGGCATCGGGGAATTGCCAGAGGATGTGCGGGGCATCGGGGAATTGCCAGAGGATGTGCGGGGCATCGGGGAATTGCCAGAGGATGTGCGGGGCATCGGGGGCTTGCCAGAGGATGTGCGGGGCATCGGGGAATTGCCAGAGGATGTGCGGGGCATCGGGGAATTGCCAGAGGATGTGCGGGGCATCGGGGAATTGCCAGAGGATGTGCGGGGCATCGGGGAATTGCCAGAGGATGTGCGGGGCATCGGGGAATTGCCAGAGGATATCGGGGGCTTGCCAGAGGGTGTGCGGGGCATCGGGGGCTTGCCAGAGGATGTGCGGGGCATCGGGGAATTGCCAGAGGATGTGCAGAGCAGCGAGGGCTTGCCAGAGAATGTGCAGAGCAGCGGGGGCTTGCCAGAGGATGTGCAGAGCAGCGGGGGCTTGCCAGAGGATGTGCAGAGCAGCGGGGGCTTGCCAGAGGATGTGCAGAGCAGCGGGGGCTTGCCAGAGGATGTGCAGAGCAGCGGGGGCTTGCCAGAGGATGTGCAGAGCAGCGGGGGCTTGCCAGAGGATGTGCAGAGGAGCGAGGGCTTGCCAGAGGATGTGCAGAGCAGCGAGGGCTTGCCAGAGGATGTGCAGAGCAGCGAGGGCTTGCCAGAGGATGTGCAGAGCAGCGGGGGCTTGCCAGAGGATGTGCAGAGCAGCGGGGGCTTGCCAGAGGATGTGCAGAGCAGCGAGGGCTTGCCAGAGAATGTGCAGAGCAGCGAGGGCTTGCCAGAGAATGTGCAGAGCAGCGAGGGCTTGCCAGAGAATGTGCAGAGCAGCGGGGGCTTGCCAGAGAATGTGCAGAGCAGCGGGGGCTTGCCAGAGGATGTGCAGAGTAGCGGGGGCTTGCCAGAGGATGTGCAGAGCAGCAAGGGATTGCCAGAGAAAAGTTTAGTAGGCCCAGACACACAGGTAAACTTACTCAAGAGATGTAGAACAGCATCTCATTTTAGACACACAAGCAATCCTAAAGTAATGCCTAGCCACGAGAGAGAATGTTTTGTAGAAGGCCAACAATCCAGATCTCACGCAAAATCAAGAAAAGGGTTGTTGAAAAGATTAAGATTGGAAAGAAAAAGTAAGAAACTTGTTTCAGTTGATACTGAACTTGTGCAATTCAAAAGTCCAGATATGAACTACaataataattatattacagTGTCAGATAAGTTTGAACAGCATAATGTATTAGATTTTAGGAATTCTTGTTTGACAGAGAATGGGTTAAATGACCATCAGTTATCAGATCAATGTGTCAAGCCACATGTGTTAAGTGAACAACCCCCAAATGAATCTGAAACTCGGGAAGATGCTCGACATTTAGTAGAATTGGAAGGCTGTGAATTGAGGCTAGAAAACTATGCGGTATGTAAAGATGAACGTGCTGGTGAAGCGCTGAGTGACATTACAGATGCACCAGCAAGTCATGTGCCAAACACCGACTTGGAAAGCGTAAAAGAGTCATGGTCCGGGCTCATGACGGAGATGCAAAATGGAACTGTAGACTACGAGTGTTTAAAACCAAGTACCCACTGTGAATCTGAAACAAATCGAATTGTTGACCCTGAAGGTTTACCATCAAATACCTACCATGAAGCTCAAACAAGTGTCTACGTCTGTAACAAGAGCATAGATGAATCAAACAAAAGGCCGAACAACTTGGATGACTCTTTTGAGAATGCAGTGGAAAAGGGGACACTAATGAAACCCAAAGATGGGTTCAGCTGGGAAGATGTAAGAGACATTGAGTCTCTAAGTATAGGAAAAGAACACTCGAAAGATTTGGAACAACAAGTTGAACAGATACTAAATGTCACAACATCTATGTCTCCAGATGTAGATGTGGGTGTATACAGTCCACCTATGTTATGGGAGGAGTGTGTGTGGCCTGATTCGTCCTCCGATTCAGACATGGAAGTTGACATCCTTGGATAAGACTATAAATACTATGTCTGTTGCATATTTAGTGTACGTCCACCTTTTCTACAATTGCATTTCCTATCTTCTGAtcctaaagggaacctgtcccttCAAACGTGCGGTCGGATCTGtgagcagcatgttatagagcaagaAGAACTGAACAGATTGAAATATAGTTTTGTGCTAAAAGATACAGGTTAACcttttaatttattcatttatatcCCTGCGGACGCTGGGcatgagtccagtgggcggtcctactccgtGATTGGCAGTTATCTCTGTATAGGCGGACaccgggaaggctgtcaatcaatagTTGAGCCCACAATATTGTTTGACTAGGGAACAATCAAAGCCACGGCCATTCACGTGTCCGGAGAGCTTCTCAACACTCACAAATGAATCCAGGTACATATAGCACAAATGGGCAagactttgtttttttctttgttgctTTATATAATGCAAATATTTCAAAGCACATAATACATGGGTATACATTTCATCCCACAAGTGTCCGTACTGAAAGGTTCAAATCCTTACTTGACTTGGAGACGCTGCCGGAAGGAAATGTACACAGGTGCACGCGGATGTGATGTTTCCTCCCCCTTTCTCAAGCGTGCGTACTTCACCTTTAAATAGGCAACTCCCACATGAACACGTCATCTGACTTTCATACACGTACGTTAATTCCATTTTACAAATTGTCATCTTTAGTCCATAATACAAAGCATCCAATATGCATTACATAATAAACCATCAGTTCAACACTGGCGAAAATTTGTTAGTCTTCTTCAAATCGCCATCAAAGCATCGAGAAACAAATTGATCTCACGCTTGAAGGCGGTATTGGATCAGTTAACAGAGGTTTATATACAGTCTGACCATACAGTTGGCTTTCAAGCCTCTTTACAATATTTATCCTTGTCCATAATAACAGTAGCCCCTTCCTTATCTGCcttttttatttgatttaaagCACTATTACACAGGCCCGTGATCGgggaaatgagcgttcatatgaaggctcgttcccgatcattgtcctgtgtaatcagggcaacgatcagccgatgaatgagcaaacgctcgtacatcggctgatctgctcttttatgcggcATTAAAAATCACCCTTGTCTgatgcacatctccctgtgtaaaggtTTTAAACACATTTGTTTCACCTTTACATTTATAGTTCCGTTGTCCCATTTTTTCGATCAAGCTTTTCCTTCACCTCCAGAGAGAAGTTTACtggatatacacacagctctcatTGAGTCCTAATGACCATAGTTGCCATTTTAATATTTATGTAAGTCCGAATCCATAGGTGTATGGGACAGTCGGCACAATCTGCATGTGGTGAGCCTACCCTGCACTTACTATCTTTATCATTTGAAAGCTGTGTTAAATTGATGGTTTCATATGTAATAGAGATTTGTAATGCTTTGTATTATGCACTAAAAAAATTTCAGTGACTGACGTTTGGGAAAGTCAGATGACGTCTTCCTGGAGGAGTTGCCTATTTAAGGGGAAataataaattacaggttatacCGAAACACAAAACTATATCTCAATCCGCTCAGCCCCTCCTATTCTATAACCTAATGCCTTCAGATAGGACAGcatgttcaatgtgacaggttccctttaaaaggggtATAACATTTATGCGATAGGTGCTAAATGTTAGATTAGTGGCTGTCTGAACGCTGAGACGCCCTCCCCAATCACCAGATTAGGGGACCAATAGGCTAATTCGGCTGGTTCCGTACGTCCCATACAAGTTTATAGAGCGGCAGTGAATATTCTTGGCCACCTCTTCATACAAATTCTCTCCACTGTGGATTACAGGGTGGGAGGGATGCGGGTCACCCGTTCTAGTGAAAGTTGGGGGTGTCAGCATTTGACTAGTTTGTGTTTCATGCAGCGTACAAAAACTCTGCTATAGGAAAAGCTAACTTTCCCACTGTACTATAGCAGATCGGGTACTGTGTGATGACAAGCTTGTTGTCTATTTCTAATAACAAATACCAGGACTGGGAACTGCAGCCGGCCCAGTTCACTTGTGCAGGAGAAACACAAATcttaggattggtgggggtcctggcaGATGGACCCCCACCGGTTGCAAAGCGATGACATATCTTAACGATATGCCATCAGATTGtgtgatgggaatatccctttaacatATGTTATGGTATTTCAAGTTAGCAAttggcatttttttacttttgcattCATGACGAGGTCAATTTAagactttttgtttgtttttttaaattggaaCACGGGTGAGAGATGCAAACTAAACTGCATAATTGGGGGAAATAATACATTTTGGAAGCTGAAGTTTGAGGTATGGTCATATTTGACACTTACACCAAATACACCATATTTGCATTTTATGTACTCCGTTACAATCTGTATTAAAGTCATTTTTCAGACACCCGCACGGTGTGCGTTTTATATCGGAGATGTAAGAATTACTAGCTAGCACTGGAATCTCATAACACTGGTTTATGTTTCTGCATTGGATATCTTATTGCTTCCTCCTCTTGGATTGACTGTTACAGagcactttaaaataaaaaaaattcaccttCAGTTCAATCGTCCATCATTGATCGTTGTCCCATGGTCCCTGGTTTTAGGGCTCATTTAAATTATAGTATTTACGTATTCCGAACAAGATGGTGATGTATTCCTATAGAGGCACGCACAATGTCCTATTTGTTTTTAACTGACATTTTTCTTCTGAAAAAGTCTTCATAAAATTTCTGAATGCTCCATGGCCTCAGTAGATCGAGATCTACTGGTAGATCTTTCACAGGTCCCGAGTATGATTATTGATGTCTTAagctcctattacacggcccgatatgggttgtgaaaatgagcgccgatcaacgggacagctcgttcatcggcactcgttttgctcctttcacaagcagctatgattgttactccgatcgttcaTCTCATTACATTTTCATTATGTTGGTCCACGTctcagtttacacagggagatgtgctgccgacaacgatgatatttaatgctgcataaaagagcagaccagccaatgaacgagcatttgattgttcattggctgatcgttgccctgtttacacatgagctggaacgagtgttcatatatgatcattggcccatgtaacagAGCTACGCTGgtttcttcatggtcgggaatcacacgcttcaACAGGAAGAgagagcagtagaacagggtttatggGAGACCGATCTACagacaggtgcgggtcccagagatggcaTTTATGACATTCTCTGGATGTGTCAAATGTCCcggatggaaaaacccctttaaatacagactcccttaaactaatagaccccctaaacacagaccccttaaacaaatccatccccttattatACTTGCCTAGCAGCTGACCTCAGTGTCTGCTCTATGAAGGCTATTCTAGGACCTGCAGTCATGTGATCAGCAGGCCTATAACAGCAACAACAACTGGAGACGTAAGATCACGTGACTTTGTCTGCAGGacctacacaatgcagtttttgcgccgattcgcggcaaaaaccaacaaaactgcattgtactttgggcagccatgggcccccaggCGGCCAACAAAAACGCCCTAAagatgatccgccattgccttCATGTCTGCAGAGGCCAGTCTACATGAATCTAgggtaattggctgcagcagtgatcTTCCTGACATGCACAACTTCTAAGATGGCGGCAACAACGTGCTCATATCTGCAATTAACACTTTTCATCTTGGAGAACCCTGGTTTTCCCTCTGAACCCAGTTTGAGAAACACAGTATTAGGCCGGTCTGTAATACATCCTCAAGTTCGGTAAGCCTGTCTGATACTACTATTCCTGCTCATGACTGCACATTTCAGCAGGAGATGCAACTACAAGAAGCAGAAGGAAGAAACACGTCCGGTGACCTTAATTGCTCACAGCTCACCATGTCACTTAA
The nucleotide sequence above comes from Rhinoderma darwinii isolate aRhiDar2 chromosome 11, aRhiDar2.hap1, whole genome shotgun sequence. Encoded proteins:
- the BTBD18 gene encoding BTB/POZ domain-containing protein 18, with translation MPGLQLSYWNPRLLRTLLFQLQQQQQAGLFCDVILQGDGEGIHVHSCVIAACSPYLANLLMSPTELSEVSDSKMTILSSRRVLRICGIKSLYLFPLVHYMYTSELEVAPGDVRNVLKAAQKLQITELELLKLEGGRLVRAESGRRLNRNCLGSKSHIHAKAVKKAKTENQETINSCAHIEIKPTRNCQNIIENDVTNLSLLDLEQSNEKTMDKETNSCSSSEIGSSKQGFLENVLSSGSSLEDLISSQGYLANVPSSPDLLQYVFSNQNSQEDAASSHSSIDDVAKKQNLIEKISQDSVQDVITNQNSPFNVATSPALKECKLKGRQERTINVYDNVQCSQDTLNNVQNIELPKDVQSIEKMPEDVQCMEELPEDVRGIEELPEDVRGIEELPEDVRGIEKLPEDVRCMEELPEDVRCIEELPEDVRCIEELPEDVRGIEELPEDVRGIGELPEDVRGIGELPEDVRGIGELPEDVRGIGGLPEDVRGIGELPEDVRGIGELPEDVRGIGELPEDVRGIGELPEDVRGIGELPEDIGGLPEGVRGIGGLPEDVRGIGELPEDVQSSEGLPENVQSSGGLPEDVQSSGGLPEDVQSSGGLPEDVQSSGGLPEDVQSSGGLPEDVQSSGGLPEDVQRSEGLPEDVQSSEGLPEDVQSSEGLPEDVQSSGGLPEDVQSSGGLPEDVQSSEGLPENVQSSEGLPENVQSSEGLPENVQSSGGLPENVQSSGGLPEDVQSSGGLPEDVQSSKGLPEKSLVGPDTQVNLLKRCRTASHFRHTSNPKVMPSHERECFVEGQQSRSHAKSRKGLLKRLRLERKSKKLVSVDTELVQFKSPDMNYNNNYITVSDKFEQHNVLDFRNSCLTENGLNDHQLSDQCVKPHVLSEQPPNESETREDARHLVELEGCELRLENYAVCKDERAGEALSDITDAPASHVPNTDLESVKESWSGLMTEMQNGTVDYECLKPSTHCESETNRIVDPEGLPSNTYHEAQTSVYVCNKSIDESNKRPNNLDDSFENAVEKGTLMKPKDGFSWEDVRDIESLSIGKEHSKDLEQQVEQILNVTTSMSPDVDVGVYSPPMLWEECVWPDSSSDSDMEVDILG